The sequence ctgggacgctgtggtgttcggtgcctcttggagctgttcagtgttcacgaccctgtgtatagcacgccgtctgcctagcctgccttgtgttggtggcagagaaacgaggcggtcggcgtaacaatacatatgtatatatatatatatatatatatatatatatatatatatatatatatatatacatatatataacatatgatatacatatggtatataatagtagatataagatatagagatataataatataaataagatatatagacatatatataacatatgtatatatatatatatagtatatatatatatatatatatatatagatatactatatattatatatatatatatatatatatatatattatataatatatattatatatatatatatatatatgtatataatatatattatataatatgtatatatatatacatatgtatatatataatatatacatatgatatatattatatgtaatacatgcaatgtttatatatagcatagtatatatctatatactatgtatatgaataatatagcatatacatatacatatacttacataaattacattcatacatatacattggcCCGGTGGCCAAGgttcagagcatcggactcaagctgtcacgacggcaatcagagtcgagggttcgaatcaccggccggcgcgttgttcctattgggcaaggaacttcacctcgattcctgctagccgctgggtggtaagccgcccaagtcagagccgggtaaatagaggtggtgactcgataaaaacaccgggcggaaggcaatggtaaaaccaccgctctaaattgccaagaagatcatggaagcccatgatcgtcaaggtcgcgatggccgaatagttagagcgtcggacccaagactgtcacgacgacaatctgagttcgagggttcgagtcaccggccggcgcgttgttccattgggcaaggaacttcacctcgattgcctaccaagccagcccaagtcagtgctggtcccaagcccagataaaataagagagaatgattacctacaaaaagagagagagagagagagagagaaaaaaaaaaaaaaaaaaaaaaaaaaaaaaaaaaaacacgtactcactccaagagcatcacaacatgaaaactacaattaagtatcatgctgtgaccacggcggctcagacatgaacctaccgttaaaagaaaaaaaaaaaaaaaaaaaaaaaaaaaaaatatatatatatatatatatatatatatatatttaatttatatatgtatatacatacatacatatatatatatatatatatatatatatatatatatatatatatatatatatatatatatatatatatatatatataatggaagattCATAATTACTTAGGGATTTGTTATAATACTGAGAAGAAAATGGAGTAGAagggataagtatatataaagagatgggtaataaagaaaaggaataaagagatggagagactTGACGAAACggcgggagagaaaatgagagagagaggctgttGTGGGGATCAGGAGAGTGCGTGCATTTTTTACCTTGATTTTTTCACACTCCAACTGCGGGGAGgagtcgggggggaaaaaagccttCTGCGAATGGTTTCACAAACGCcactttcacacacgcacatataagctcacgctcacactcacactcacagacagGGACACATACTCGTTCAAGTTCATGCTTATGCTCAAGCTTACGCAttcacactacacatacacacgcacacgcacacgcacacgcacacgcacacgcacacgcacacacgcacacgcacacgcacacacacatgcacacacacatgcacacacacatgcacacacacatgcacacacacacgcacacgcacacaatgcaCCACATATAGAAGCTAACATCGTTGCATTTCTCTCAAGCAATTAAAATGATTGTGCCGCATGGTCGTAGAAAGCACACACGAAATAAATTCATATCTCTCTTGCAGTATCATGCGGTGGGGGTTATAATAAAGCGCAGAACAAATGAATGAAATGCATTCCTACTACTACGGAAGCATTTAGTGCATTAACCCTTCTCTTACTACATAATGTAGTACGATTCCTTGATAACACGGGCCAAAATCATGAACGAAATGCATCTACACATCTCTGGCGGTATCATGCAATGAGGTTCATGGCAATACGCATGGAGATTTTGGGCAGATTTCGTGTCGTGTTGAATCCCTGCAAGCCGGTTTTATAGGCCTATAAAGTCCTCGTTTAGAATGTGGATCGTTATATGCACGAGTTCCTGTTTTATGGTCCTTGGCTTGCATTGTTGCtggtgggggggggcaaggggaagggggtagggagggagctTTATTACGCATTCAGGCACAGTTGCTACATGGACTTTGTGAGTTAAGGGAGAAGAACATGAAGACTAATGGACACGACgaacgaaaggggggaaggaggaaattcACAAAtcagagaggaaagtgaagaagagcAATATTATGATGGGTGTCTTAAATCGTCACGTTTTTTTTGTACGTCACTTGTTTTCCGGTTTAATTTTGCTATATGGTGGTGATAATATTTTCGAAATCCgaatatcaaaaatgaaaatagctCTCACAATAGAACCACATAATTTGTAAGTACATTCATACAGACATATGAAGCCAGACACATACATGtcttgatatgcatatatacatatatatgtatgtgtgggcgtgtgcttGTAGATTTGCGTTAGTAATATCTTTATTTGACACATTTGATTTTATAGAGTTAAAGACTTTTACATTTATAGTTAAATATGGGTTGTAATGTCCGTAGGCTTCTGTACTCGTTAGCCTTTCCGCATACACCTGAACGCAGACTACCTTCCGAAATTATTTTTATGCTAAATccgaatatcatattatatatatatatatatatatatatatatatatatatatatatatatatatatatatatatatatatatatatatatacaccatatctatatgtcggtctgtctgtctctctatttatacctTATGCCTGTATGATTATATGTacgcataaatattataaaaaaaaacatatatatatatatatatatatatatatatatatatatatatatataatatatataatatataaatacgaaaagcttatcatctatctatctgactttcTCTTTAcacattatgcatgtatgtttatatatattcacacacacacacacacacacacacacacacacacacacacacacacacacacacacacacacacacacacacacacacacacacacacacacacacacacgaagaaaagAACAATGCAACATCTTTCCAAACTCTTTAAGATACTTTTAAGATACATCTGAGATACTTTTAAGATTccttttcccttgccttttctgCGCCTAAACGTGGTTTAGCAATTACTGCGTCACACATTTGAGAATTACTAAAACcagctgatacacacacacacacacacacacacacacacacacacacacacacacacacacacacacacacacacacacacacacacacacacacacaccacacacacacacaccacacacacacacacacaccacacacacacacacacacacacacacacacacacacacacacacacacacacacacacacacacacacacacataacacacacacacacacaacatacatacacacacacacacacacacacacacacacacacacacacacacacacacacacacacacaatatatatatatatatatatatatatatatatatataaatatatatatatatatatatatatatatatatatatatatatatatatatataaatatatatatatatatatatatatatatatatatatatatatatatatatatatatatatataatatatatagtgacaaTACAGCGGTGCTTCCTGCATACTTTTATAGTTGTATTgtcgaaaaaataatgatttttaatgataaagagaaacacTGTGTAACACAATATTCAGTAAAGGGAAATGCAACGAACATGCAAAAATGCAAACGAAATACTTCAGTTAaagataattatacatttttgccTCGAGAAAACGCCTTTGTGTGCAATCCTCATGATTAATATTTCAGGTAATCACGCCCCACATtttcccctcgccttctctctccttcccatttcttcgacccttctcgcttcccctctcctcccctttcctctccttctttccctttcctctcccctctttcccttcttcgctttttcttgcccctcctcgcctcccatctccttccctcacctcgtctctccttctcttccctcgcctcccctctcttgccctttcttcgtctccccttgctttcattttccttgcttcccttctcctcacctctttcctttttctctctcctcccttcttctttcctcaccttctctctttccctttcttctcctctccttctctgtttccctctcttcccctctccttccctctttccctcttttccctttctccttccctccttccctcttcctccctttctccttccctccctccctcttccctttctccttctcttctcaccacctctctccgctccctttctccttccctccctccctcttccctttctccttccctccctccctcttccctttctccttccctccctccctcttccctttctccttctcttctcaccaCCTCTCTCCGCTCCCGAGGGACCCGACGCAATCTGCAAGGTCGGAAGCGGCGTAAAAAGCTGAATGATGAACCACGCAGTTGACGTTCGTTCGTTCGTGCGTTCGGTCGGTCGGTCGTTCGTTCATCCGTCCGTACGTTCGGTCGGTCGGTCGTTCGTTCATCCGTCCGTGCGTTCGGTCGGTCGGTCGTTCGTTCATCCGTCCGTGCGTTCGGTCGTTCGTTCATCCGTTGGTTAAAGGTGAAGATAGAAAGTCTTTCTACGAATGATGAGCCACTGGTGTTTGCTCGTTCGAAGAAAACAGGAGGTGAAGAGtctgagataaagataaaggttcCTAAAGAGAATTAAAGATtcttaaagataaagataaagagttttaaatattgaaataatgattcttAAAGATAAAGATGACGATTCTTAAAGAAAAATGTACAGATAAAGGTTCTTAGAGATAAAATTAAAGATGcttgaagatgaagataaagattctGAAAGATGGAAATAAAGATTCTTAAAGATGAAGCTAGAGACCCTTAAAGATGGAAATAAAGATTCTTAAAGAATAAGAGCAAGATGAAGATTCCCAAAGTTGAGTATAAAGGTTCTTAAAGATCCTCTTGTGCCAAAGGAGAGCGAGATGCAAGGATCTGAATTTCCCTCCACTCGGCAGCGACACGTGGACCTAGAATCGACAAAGATAAGGAGGAGACGGTACCCGCTGAGCCCTCCACGCGCTCACCTGCATCGTGTCATTACCTTAATTAATGCGTCATTAACTCCGGAGGGCTTAAACGCAGCGTACCGTTAGGTTCCCAATGCCCGCATGATCGCACCGCCGCACAGCTTCTGTCACACGCAGATGGAATCGGTTAATTAGACATAGAGACGCGCGCGGAAtgatattacgtttttttttacgcATAATAAGCGGGATTGTTGAGTTGAAGCCTTCGGGAGCGACGTCCGAAGTGTAGGTTTCAGCGCGGAGATGGTTTCAAGAAGATTGTGATGATTGTTTATGGAAAGggacgtgtgtttgttttgttttgtttctgggaATTTGGTGTTGATTGAGCGAGTGGCATGCGAAGAGGGAATAACCAGAAGGAGAAATGGAATTGGATCGTGACATGTAATTGTGTTTCCTTCATTTCATCTTATCCTTATGGTATTTCATCTTATCCTTTCTTTCCATGCCACGATATGGGATAGATGTGGGTTTGAAAGGTTCGGTCTCGCAGATACGCAGTAGTTAGTATATTTGATACGGGGAAGAATTAATTCCACGTGATGATATGCCTCTGTGttgctttattgttattaatctcatTGTAGCGAGAGAGCAAGATTGGACTCCGCTGAATATGAGCTTATAATCAGGCCATCCTTTCATgtaatcgttatttttatttgcaatgTGCGAAGGTTAATGACGGTTAATGTTTGTCTCGCGACTAAAATGCCTCTTTGTCCTTTCAGGATGACATGATACCACGGCAGAGTCAAGAATGGAATGTTACCAAAATGGCGGAACGTCGTCGTTACAGCTGTCCGCCTCCAACCTGCCCCCACCGCTGACGCGCACCTCCCAGGCCTCCAGCAGCCCCTCCTCCCGGCTCTCCTCGCCCCACGATCCTTCCCAGCGGCTCTCGCCCCAGGACGCTGGCTCGCCCCTGTCGTTCCGCGAGATCCCGCGCTGCCCCGCGAGCCATGAGGCGTCTCCCCGCCTGTCGCCGCAGCGGGGCGCCGCGCGGCTGTCCTTCCACGAGGGCGCGCCCATCAGGCTGTCGTCCCACGAGGGCGGCCCTCGCATGTCCCCCCGGGAGTACTCGTCGCGCCTCTCGCACGAGTCGCTCCCCCGCCTGTCGCCCCACGAGCCGGTAGCTCGCCACCTGCCGCATGCGCCGGggaccctccatctctctccccacgAGCGCCGCCTGTCTCCTCACGAAGGGCCGCCTCGCATGTCCCCGCAGGAACAGCACGCGCACCGGATGTCGCCTCACGACCCCCCCTCACACATGGCGCCTCACGACCCCCCCTCACACATGTCGCCCCCGGAGCACGCGCACCGGGCGTCGCCCCCGGAGCACGCGTGTCGCATGTCCTCCCAAGAGCACATTCATCGCATGTCGCCGCAGGAGCACGCGCACCGGGCGTCGCCGCGGGACTCGGCGTCCTCCCGCATGTCCTCGCGGGAGTCGTCGCCGCGCCAGTCGCCGCGGGACCGAAGTCCGCGCTCGTCCGTGCACGAGGccggccccctcctccccccccacgacCCCCTGCCGCGCCGGCCGTCCCGCGAGTCGGTGTCGCAGCTGCTGATCCACGAGCCGCTGCCCCGCATCGCCTCGCGCGAGTGTGTCCCGCGCGTGGCGTCAcgcgagtccccggccggcgcggcGCCCCACGAGCCCCGCTGCGGCCTCGTCCACTCGTCCAGCCGCTCCTCCGCCGCCCGCCCTCCGTCGGACGGCCTCAGCAACCACCGGGCGACCCAGCACGCCGGCCCCGAGTCGCCCCGGCTCTCGCGGCGGGAGACCGACCTGTCCCTCAACCACGTTCGGCTGCAGGAGACGTACATCAACGTGGAGACCCTAGAGGAGCGGGAGGCCGAGAAGCAGCTCTCGCAGGCGTGGAAGAGGAAGCGAAGACGCTCAGTGGAGGCCACCATACCCGAGTACCTGAAGTCAGCGCCGCTCAAGCGCGTCACTCACCAGCTGGAGGAGAGCGTCCTCCTCAACTTCCTCACAACCATCACGGAGGCTGTCCTCACCTGCGTCATCAGCGTGCCTCTCAGCCTCGCCTTGCTCCTGGCGTTGCCCTTCGCCGTCGTGGTCAAGGCCTTGGGCGCCCTGTGCCAGGCCTCCGGCTGCCGCGGCTGCAAGACGTGTCACCACGAGTATCTAGCGCCCCACGACGCACAGTTCCTCTTGCAAGACATTGATAATCATTCCGTGATCCACAGCGTGCTCATCATTGACGCCTCGATGAACCTGAAGCGCATCAAGCAGCTCCTCGCGTCCCGGGTGGTCGAGGCCAAGAACGGCGCCGGCGGACTCATGTATCCGCGCCTCACGCAGATGGTGTCGCAGGTGCCGGGGGGGCCCGCCTGGGTGCACGACCACAACTTCAACCTGCACAACCATGTGTTCTCGGGCCCCTCCATAACCACAGAGGAAGCCCTCCAGAAGTACGTCAGTTCCCTGTTGTCGCAGCCGCTGCCGCCGTCGCGGCCGCTGTGGGAGGTCATCGTCCTGCACGACTACGGGCGGAGCCACGACACGGTGCTGGTGTGCCGCCTCCACCAGTGTATCTCCGACGGCATGTCGCTGGTGCGCGTGCTGTGCCAGTCCCTCTCCGACAACCAGATCATGCACATCCCGCAGAAGCCTCATTTCGGCGGCATGACCTACGGCATGAACCTGATCAAGGCGGCGCTGGTGGGGCCCCTGACGACGCTCACGTGGCTGTGGTGGTGGCGGCCGGAGCTCAACCCCCTCACGGTGAAGCGAGGGGCGGCCAAGCCACGCCCGCGCATCGCCCGGAGCGGCAGAGCGTCGTGCT is a genomic window of Penaeus monodon isolate SGIC_2016 chromosome 10, NSTDA_Pmon_1, whole genome shotgun sequence containing:
- the LOC119577800 gene encoding altered inheritance of mitochondria protein 3-like isoform X2; the protein is MECYQNGGTSSLQLSASNLPPPLTRTSQASSSPSSRLSSPHDPSQRLSPQDAGSPLSFREIPRCPASHEASPRLSPQRGAARLSFHEGAPIRLSSHEGGPRMSPREYSSRLSHESLPRLSPHEPVARHLPHAPGTLHLSPHERRLSPHEGPPRMSPQEQHAHRMSPHDPPSHMAPHDPPSHMSPPEHAHRASPPEHACRMSSQEHIHRMSPQEHAHRASPRDSASSRMSSRESSPRQSPRDRSPRSSVHEAGPLLPPHDPLPRRPSRESVSQLLIHEPLPRIASRECVPRVASRESPAGAAPHEPRCGLVHSSSRSSAARPPSDGLSNHRATQHAGPESPRLSRRETDLSLNHVRLQETYINVETLEEREAEKQLSQAWKRKRRRSVEATIPEYLKSAPLKRVTHQLEESVLLNFLTTITEAVLTCVISVPLSLALLLALPFAVVVIDASMNLKRIKQLLASRVVEAKNGAGGLMYPRLTQMVSQVPGGPAWVHDHNFNLHNHVFSGPSITTEEALQKYVSSLLSQPLPPSRPLWEVIVLHDYGRSHDTVLVCRLHQCISDGMSLVRVLCQSLSDNQIMHIPQKPHFGGMTYGMNLIKAALVGPLTTLTWLWWWRPELNPLTVKRGAAKPRPRIARSGRASCCGCNREIASSSSSDGGAYTVWGEDGGDGQLVLWSAGVSMNRVVRIKQVTRTCLNDVLLAALSGALRVTMQRQGVLHPPDLKVRAPSASHDNTGLQTQYNELREWYRIRLKENRN
- the LOC119577800 gene encoding uncharacterized protein LOC119577800 isoform X1; this translates as MECYQNGGTSSLQLSASNLPPPLTRTSQASSSPSSRLSSPHDPSQRLSPQDAGSPLSFREIPRCPASHEASPRLSPQRGAARLSFHEGAPIRLSSHEGGPRMSPREYSSRLSHESLPRLSPHEPVARHLPHAPGTLHLSPHERRLSPHEGPPRMSPQEQHAHRMSPHDPPSHMAPHDPPSHMSPPEHAHRASPPEHACRMSSQEHIHRMSPQEHAHRASPRDSASSRMSSRESSPRQSPRDRSPRSSVHEAGPLLPPHDPLPRRPSRESVSQLLIHEPLPRIASRECVPRVASRESPAGAAPHEPRCGLVHSSSRSSAARPPSDGLSNHRATQHAGPESPRLSRRETDLSLNHVRLQETYINVETLEEREAEKQLSQAWKRKRRRSVEATIPEYLKSAPLKRVTHQLEESVLLNFLTTITEAVLTCVISVPLSLALLLALPFAVVVKALGALCQASGCRGCKTCHHEYLAPHDAQFLLQDIDNHSVIHSVLIIDASMNLKRIKQLLASRVVEAKNGAGGLMYPRLTQMVSQVPGGPAWVHDHNFNLHNHVFSGPSITTEEALQKYVSSLLSQPLPPSRPLWEVIVLHDYGRSHDTVLVCRLHQCISDGMSLVRVLCQSLSDNQIMHIPQKPHFGGMTYGMNLIKAALVGPLTTLTWLWWWRPELNPLTVKRGAAKPRPRIARSGRASCCGCNREIASSSSSDGGAYTVWGEDGGDGQLVLWSAGVSMNRVVRIKQVTRTCLNDVLLAALSGALRVTMQRQGVLHPPDLKVRAPSASHDNTGLQTQYNELREWYRIRLKENRN